GTGGAGAAATACTATATTCCTCCACAAAGGATTTTTTTGATGCCCTTGTCAGCCGACCCCGTTCAGCTTGAAAATAACGCCTATAAAGTCGTTGAGCTTTGTCTTAAATACGGCTTTAGGTATTCAGATAGACTTCACTTCAGACTCTTTGGTGGTAAAAGAGGTATGTAAATAATAAATTCAAAGGATTTTTTCCAATTTAAGCCAGATCACTGCGATAATGCTGGCGCCAAGAGGCGCAATATTGAGCCCCCACCACACTCCGGTAAGCCCCATATCCAGGTTTATTGCTAAGACTCGGGCTGTGGGGTAGGCTATTATCAGGAGCCTGCAGAAAGTCAGGATAGCAGATTTTACTCCCTGCCCCATTCCATTAAAGGCTGAAGAGGTGTACATACCCACAGGAGTAAAAATGTAAGTTAAAGAGGTAATTCTCAGAAATTTCACAATATCTGGCATCAAAACCTTCATGGAGACGTCGTTAGCAAATATACCTGCGAGGTAGGGTGCAAAGGTGTAGATTACAATTGCAACAATTACCTGAATTTTTATGCCCAGTTTCCACGCTTCTATGATGCTTTTCTTTACCATATCCATCCTTTTCGCGCCAAACCATGCACCAACAACGGAGATGGTTGCTGCAGATATTCCAAGAGATGGGAGAATGGCAAATTGGTTAAGCCTCATACCGATGCTGTATATTGCAATACCCTGCGGTCCTCTTATTGTGGAAGTTAGATGATTAAATAGCATCTGACTGAGGGAAATCAGGAATTGTGATAGAGTAAACGGAAACCCAACCTTTATTATTTCATTCATCGCTGGAGAATCGGGTTTAAAATCCCTGATATGAATTCTTACAAAGGTACTTTTCTGAAAGATTGCCCAGTAAGTGAAAAGCATTAAAGAGAAGAATTGGGAAATTACCGTGGCAAAAGCAACACCCACTATACCCAGCTTGAGGGCAAAAATTGCTATCGGATCGAGAACGATATTTAGAGCGGATCCGGTTACCATTGCTATCATTGAACGTTTTGTATCTCCTTCTGCACGAAATATGTAATTAAAAATCATGACCAGGAAAGAAATGGGCATTGAGATAAAAATGATTCTCCCGTATTTGAGAGCCTGGGGAAGGGCTTCACCTGCCCCGAGAGATGTGAATATTTTCTTTGCAAAGATTAGTAAAATAAGCGAGGTAATCGCAGAAATTACTAAGGAAAGGAAAATTCCATTTGCTGCTGCTTTATTTGCCTTTTCGTAGTCTCTGGCACCAATACTTCTCGAAATAAGAGAGTTTGTACCAACTCCAATTCCTCCGGCTATGGCCAGAGCTGCAAAATTTAGGGGTTGTGCCAGTCCGATGCCTGCAATTCCAAGAGAGGAGTTTTTCAGTGTAGAAATCCAGAAGGCATCTACTAAGTTATAAAATATTTGAACAAAGTTTGCAAATATTGTAGGACTTGCCAGTTTCCATATGGATTTGCTCGGGTGTTCAAATAATAATTCCACATTCTTATATGTCATCTCAATAAGTTTACGGGTGGCAATGGGAACAATCTAATGTTGAACTTTTTCCCTTAAACTTACGTCTATTAATGTATAAAGGAGGTGAAAAAATGTTTAAGACTATGATGCTCATGATGTTTTTAACGCAGGCTTCCATGGGTGGTCCTATAGGAGATCCGATGGAATTTTCCTGGGGAATTCTCAGAGACAAAAGGGTTGTTTCGGAGTTAAAACTAACCGCTGAACAGCAAAAGAAAATAGCTGATATACATTACAACTATTCCAAAAAGATTGTTGATCTTAGAGCGGAGATTCAGAAAAAAGCTATTGATCTTAATAAAATTATAGAATCTGAGGATTTCACAAGGAATCAAATTGAACCACTTGTAAAGGAAATTGCTAATCTTGAAGCTGAATTAAGAATGAATAGAATTATGGAACTTAAAGAGATGAGGAATGTCCTAACTTCCGAACAGAGAGAAAAACTGCGGGAATTGCTTAAGGAGAGGATCAGAATGCGAATGAACCAAGGGCAAAGGGAGAAGATTAGATAAGGATAGTAGGTGGGCTACCCTTAAGGTGCGGGGCGCTTCGCGCTCCGCACCTTAAGGGTTTACTTTCTTCCTTTGATTATGTGTGCTTTTTCGTTTATAATCTTATAGACTTATGGATAAAGAACAGTTCAAAAGAGTTTTAAAAGCCCTTGTAAAAATTTCTCAGGATATTAATACTTTAAAACCACTTGATCTCCTCTTGGAGCAAATCGTGAAACTTGCAGACAAACTTCTCTCTACCAGTTATTCCAGCATTATACTCGTTGATGAAGAGACGATGCAATGGACGCGTGGCGCAACTACTGATCCACTCCACAAGGAGAATATTCACAAGTACGTTCGGGAAAGGGGAGCTACCTATACCATAGTGAAGACGAGAAAGCCCCTTGTTGTGAATGATGTTAAGCAGAGTGAATTTGGAGACCATCCCTTTTTAAAAGAATCAGGTGTGGTTTCCTTTATGGGAGTTCCCATAATTCATTCTGACAGGGTCATTGGGGTTTTGTACACTTTTTCAAGGAAACCGCGCAGTTTCGCTCCCGAAGAAGTTGAAATTCTTAAATTTCTTGCAGAACAAGCGGCGGTGGCAATCAATAATGTTAAATTGTATGAGAAGATTAGAGAAAAATCTATAAAGGATGAACTTACCGGTCTTTTCAATTACG
This genomic window from bacterium contains:
- a CDS encoding periplasmic heavy metal sensor, producing the protein MFKTMMLMMFLTQASMGGPIGDPMEFSWGILRDKRVVSELKLTAEQQKKIADIHYNYSKKIVDLRAEIQKKAIDLNKIIESEDFTRNQIEPLVKEIANLEAELRMNRIMELKEMRNVLTSEQREKLRELLKERIRMRMNQGQREKIR
- a CDS encoding MATE family efflux transporter, whose amino-acid sequence is MTYKNVELLFEHPSKSIWKLASPTIFANFVQIFYNLVDAFWISTLKNSSLGIAGIGLAQPLNFAALAIAGGIGVGTNSLISRSIGARDYEKANKAAANGIFLSLVISAITSLILLIFAKKIFTSLGAGEALPQALKYGRIIFISMPISFLVMIFNYIFRAEGDTKRSMIAMVTGSALNIVLDPIAIFALKLGIVGVAFATVISQFFSLMLFTYWAIFQKSTFVRIHIRDFKPDSPAMNEIIKVGFPFTLSQFLISLSQMLFNHLTSTIRGPQGIAIYSIGMRLNQFAILPSLGISAATISVVGAWFGAKRMDMVKKSIIEAWKLGIKIQVIVAIVIYTFAPYLAGIFANDVSMKVLMPDIVKFLRITSLTYIFTPVGMYTSSAFNGMGQGVKSAILTFCRLLIIAYPTARVLAINLDMGLTGVWWGLNIAPLGASIIAVIWLKLEKIL
- a CDS encoding sensor domain-containing diguanylate cyclase is translated as MDKEQFKRVLKALVKISQDINTLKPLDLLLEQIVKLADKLLSTSYSSIILVDEETMQWTRGATTDPLHKENIHKYVRERGATYTIVKTRKPLVVNDVKQSEFGDHPFLKESGVVSFMGVPIIHSDRVIGVLYTFSRKPRSFAPEEVEILKFLAEQAAVAINNVKLYEKIREKSIKDELTGLFNYVYLRSVLERELEKINKGLEKPSSLLYIDLDDFSEINQNYGVRVGDEVLKYVGFVVASNIRKVDVAARYGGDEFLVYLDGIDEYEAKLHAEKILNKVRLEPLQFGNIRFIVTASIGVTQLKRGKDLDTLMKEADFALLEAKRRGKNCVELASTLFREE